GGCGGAACAGGCCTTCCATGCCGAAGGTACGCGACTCATCGACCAGGATAGGCACGACGCGCTGGCCCAGGTTCGGGTCTTTCAGCAGGGTCGAAATGACGCGCACGAAGGCTTGCGTGGTCGAGATTTCGCGGCCTTCCGGCGTCGCTTCCAGCACGTTCTTGAACGCGTCGAGGCCAGGCACGGGCAGGGTTTCTTCCGCTTTCTGGCGGCGCTGCGGCAGGTAGCCGCCCAGGGCCTTGCGGCGCTCGTGCAGGTAGACCATTTCCGGCGCGTCGTCGGCAGGCTTGAAGAACGGGATGTCGGCCAGCTTGTCGTCAGGGATAGGCAGCGAGAAGCGGTCGCGCATTTCGCGGATGGCTTCGTCGTCGAGTTTTTTCGTCTGGTGCGCCGTGTTGCGCGCTTCGCCGGACTTGCCCATGCCGTAGCCCTTGATGGTCTTCACCAGCAGGACGGTAGGCTGGCCCTTGTGTTCCTGGGCGATCTTGAAGGCCGCGTAGATCTTGTGCGGATCGTGGCCGCCACGGGTCAGGCGCCAGATGTCGTCGTCCGTCATGTTGGCAACCATTTCCAGCAGCTTCGGATGCTTGCCGAAGAAGTGCTTACGCACGTAGGCGCCATCCTTGGCCTTGTAATTCTGGTATTCGCCGTCGACGGTTTCCATCATCACGCGCTGCAGGATGCCTTCTTTATCTTGCGCCAGCAGGGCGTCCCAGCCCGGGCCCCAGATGACCTTGACGACGTTCCAGCCCGCGCCACGGAATTCGCCTTCCAGTTCCTGGATGATCTTGGTGTTGCCGCGTACCGGACCGTCCAGGCGCTGCAGGTTGCAGTTGACCACGATGACCAGGTTGTCGAGCATGTCGCGTGCGGCCAGGCCGATCGCGCCCAGGGATTCCGGCTCGTCCATCTCGCCATCGCCGCAGAAGGCCCAGATTTTACGGTTGTCGGTCTTGGCGATGCCGCGTGCGTGCAGGTATTTCAGGAAGCGCGCCTGGTAGATCGCCATGTGCGGGCCCAGGCCCATCGACACGGTCGGGAACTGCCAGAAGTCCGGCATCAGCTTTGGATGCGGGTACGAGGACAGGCCCTTGCCGTCGACTTCCTTGCGGAAGTTCAGCATTTGCTCTTCCGTCAAACGGCCTTCGAGGAAGGCGCGCGCGTAGACGCCGGGCGAGGAGTGGCCCTGGATGTACAGCAGGTCGCCGCCGTGGTCGGCCGTCGGCGCGTGCCAGAAGTGGTTGAAACCGATGCCCAGCATGTTCGCCAGCGACGCGAACGAGGACAAGTGGCCGCCCAGGTCGCCGTCGGCGCGGTTGGCCTTGACCACCATGGCCATGGCGTTCCAGCGCATCCACGAGCGCAGGCGCTCTTCGTATTCCAGGTTGCCGGGGCAGTGTGCTTCTTGTTTGGTGGGGATGGTATTGACGTAGGCGGTGGTGCTGGAGAACGGGATCTGGGCGCCGCGGCGGCGGGCCAGGTCAACCATGCGCTCCATCAGGTAATGCGCGCGTTCCGGACCTTCATTTTCCAGCACGGCTTCGAGCGCGTCCAGCCACTCCTTGGTTTCCTGC
This window of the Janthinobacterium agaricidamnosum genome carries:
- the aceE gene encoding pyruvate dehydrogenase (acetyl-transferring), homodimeric type, with the protein product MSAQLNQVTTQIGTDPDMQETKEWLDALEAVLENEGPERAHYLMERMVDLARRRGAQIPFSSTTAYVNTIPTKQEAHCPGNLEYEERLRSWMRWNAMAMVVKANRADGDLGGHLSSFASLANMLGIGFNHFWHAPTADHGGDLLYIQGHSSPGVYARAFLEGRLTEEQMLNFRKEVDGKGLSSYPHPKLMPDFWQFPTVSMGLGPHMAIYQARFLKYLHARGIAKTDNRKIWAFCGDGEMDEPESLGAIGLAARDMLDNLVIVVNCNLQRLDGPVRGNTKIIQELEGEFRGAGWNVVKVIWGPGWDALLAQDKEGILQRVMMETVDGEYQNYKAKDGAYVRKHFFGKHPKLLEMVANMTDDDIWRLTRGGHDPHKIYAAFKIAQEHKGQPTVLLVKTIKGYGMGKSGEARNTAHQTKKLDDEAIREMRDRFSLPIPDDKLADIPFFKPADDAPEMVYLHERRKALGGYLPQRRQKAEETLPVPGLDAFKNVLEATPEGREISTTQAFVRVISTLLKDPNLGQRVVPILVDESRTFGMEGLFRQIGIYNPKGQLYEPVDKDQVMYYREDKAGQILQEGINEAGGMSSWIAAATSYSTNDRIMIPFYTFYSMFGFQRIGDQVWASADMRARGFLMGGTAGRTTLNGEGLQHEDGHSHIFAATIPTCMPYDPTFSHEVAVIIQDGLRRMIANQEDVFYYITIMNENYAQPGIKPGQEEGILKGMYKLQEGKADAKLRVQLIGCGTILRESIFAAELLENDWGVAADVWSAPSLTLVARDGQDAERWNMVNPSKQQRVPYVTSLMQDTDGPIVATTDYMRAFAEQIRAFMPKGRTYKVLGTDGFGRSDSRAKLREFFEVNRYYVTVAALKSLADEGKIDVSVVEQAIAKYGIDANKPNPVTQ